The genomic window CAATGCAGAGGCTCAAAAACTTGGGCTTGATTTAACAAAAGCCTATTTTTTACTGTTACGTGAGAATAAAACAGTCGAGCTCACATTGTCACAAAAAGAGTATTACGAACAAAAATACAAACAGCAAGTCGAAATGTTAAATTTTGGCTTGACCAACCGAATTGATCTATTGGATACGAAAATTGAAAAAGATAAATCAACATCAGCATGGTTGATTGAACAAAAACGTGCCCATGTAGCCAAACTTCGTTTGGAAAATTTAATCGGTGAAAAAGTTGAAGAGTTAAAACCATTTGATTTTGCAAAAATAAATACGGCAAAACTTGAATTGGATCGAACAGGATGGGAACTGAAAATTCAGCACTCTCCATCACTACAAGCAGCACACTATAATGTTCAAGTTGCAGAAGATGAAGTAGCTATTCGTGAATATGACCACTATCCAAAAGTCGATTTTAGTTTGACCCGCAAAGAGACCAATACTAACGACACGATTGCCCACACTTACGATAATCAAGCAGTATTACGATTAAATCTCCCTATTTACACAGGTGGCTATACCCAATCAAAAGTCAAAGAGGGGATGTTGCAACTCGACTCTGCAAAAAAAGAACGAGATTATTATCTAAAAGATACTCAAGCTCGTTTTGAAGAGACATGGGAAGAGCGCCAATATACACTTGAAAATTTCAAAACAATCAAAGAATCAGAAATATCAGCAGCACTTTTTTTGGAATCAAATGAAAAAGCCTATTCAGCTGGTTTAAAAAGTATCGTCGATGTTCTTGAAGCACGAGCAAAACTCTATACAATCAAACGCGACCTGATCGATGCCGGATATGAACTTATTAATAACCATTTGACATTATTAGACATTACCGGTGAACTGAATGTAGAGACTATCGGAGAGTATGAAAATCTTATAAACTAAGATTTCATCTTTCACAATTCATTCCTAAAAGCTCCTCTTTACCCTCTGTAGATTATAATCTTTTTACATTTTTTCAAGGCATTTTTTTATGAGCACAATCCCCCCATTTACCCATTTACACCTTCATACTGAATACTCTCTTCTCGATGGGGCAAATAAGATTTCAGCATTAGCCGCACGGGTCAAAGAGCTGGGGATGACTTCGGTAGCGATGAGCGATCATGGCAATATGTTCGGAGCGATAGATTTTTATCAGCAAATGCGCAAAGAGGGGATTAAGCCGATCATCGGAATGGAAGCCTATATCCATAACGGTGAGGATTTGGGTGACAAAACGATTCGTCAACGTTTTCACGTCTGTTTGTTTGCCAAAAATGAAGCAGGTTATAAAAACCTCATGTATCTCTCGTCTCAAGCCTATATTAACGGCTTTTATTATTACCCCCGTATCAACAAACAACTATTACGTGAAAACTGTGAGGGGATTATTTGTACCTCGGCGTGTTTACAAGGGGAGGTGAATTGGCATCTCAACACCATCAATGAACGTAATATAAAAAATGGGGCAGGGGGGTATGATGAAGCTGTGAGGGTAGCTTTGGAGTACAAAGAGATCTTCGGAGATGATTTTTACATGGAGATCATGCGCCACGGCATAAGTGATCAACTCTTTATCGATGAACAAGTGATTAAAATCTCCCAAGAGACAGATATTAAACTCATTGCCACCAACGACACCCACTACACCTATGCGGGTGATGCTCAGTATCACGAAGCGTTTATGTGTATCGGGATGAATAAACTCTACGATGATCCCAAACGGATGCGTCACTCTGTCCATGAGTTTTACATCAAATCACCTGAGCAGATGGCACAGCTGTTTGCCGATATCCCCGAAGCACTCTACAACACTCAAGAGATTGTGGATAAATGCCAGTTAGAGCTCAAACTCGGAAACCCGACACCACCGAATTTTAAATTTACCACCGAATATGCTCTCGAAGAGGGGCTAGAAATAGCGGAGGATTCGGAGTATTTTATCCACCGTTGCCGAATCGGTTTGGAAATGCGACTCGAACACGTCCCAGAAGAGCGTCATACTGAGTATCGTGAACGGCTTGAGTTTGAGATGCAAGTGATTAATCAGATGAAATTCCCAGGCTACATGCTCATCGTTTGGGATTTCGTAAGAGAAGCTAAAAAAATGGGAATTGCCGTAGGACCGGGACGGGGATCGGCGGCGGGAAGTCTCGTCGCTTTTTCTTTGGAGATTACCGACATTGATCCGATGAAATACGATTTGCTATTTGAGCGTTTTCTCAATCCTGAGCGGGTATCGATGCCCGATATCGATATGGACTTTATGCAAGCACGTCGTGGTGAGATTATCGATTACGTCGTTCGTAAATACGGGCGGGAGCAGGTTGCTCAAATCATTACTTTTGGTTCGCTCCTCGCAAAAGGGGTTATCCGTGACGTAGCCCGTGTTTTGGAGATGCCTCTATCACAAGCCGATATGATGGCAAAACTGATTCCCGATGAGTTAGGAATCACGCTGAATGGAAAAACCAAAGGGGGTAAAACCGAAGATGGTGCATTCCAAAAAGAACCGAAGATCAAAGAGTTGGTGGAGAGTGATGCAAATGCAGCGCGCGTGTGGGAATTTGCCAAAAAACTCGAAGGGCTCAAACGCAATGCGGGGATGCACGCGGCGGGAGTCGTTATCTCCAACGAACCGCTTTGGAAGAAAACTCCGATCTACAAACCCTCAGGCGAGGAGACTTTTGTCACCCAATACTCCCTCAACTACCTCGAAGATATCGACCTGATTAAATTCGACTTCTTGGGACTTAAAACCCTTGACGTTATCGACAACGCAATCAAACTGATTAAAAAACGGTACGACGTTGTGGTCAACTGGCACACCATCGATGAGAATGATCCAAAAGTGTACGAGATTATCCAAAGCGGTGACACGATTGGTATGTTCCAAATCGAGAGTTCGGGGATGCAGGATTTGAACAAACGGCTGAAACCTTCCTCTTTTGAAGACTTGATTGCGGTACTCGCCCTCTATCGACCGGGACCGATGGAATCGGGGATGTTGGATGACTTTATTGAACGTAAACACGGACGTAAAAAGATATTTTATCCGTTTGAAGAGGTGAGCTTTGATGCGCTCAAAGATACCTTGGAACCAACGTATGGGATGATTGTTTATCAAGAGCAGGTTATGCAGATTGTTCAAACTATCGGGGGGATGAGTCTCGGCGGTGCGGACATCGTTCGTCGTGCGATGGGTAAGAAAAAGCTCGAAGAGATGCAGAAATATAATCGTGAGTTTAGTGAAGGGGCACAAAAACAAGGGCTAGACTACCAAAAAGCCTCCGAACTCTTCGATCTGATTGAAAAATTCGCCGGATACGGGTTCAACAAATCCCACTCGGCGGCGTACGCGATGGTCACATTCCAAACCGCATGGCTCAAAACCTACTACCCGCAAGAGTTCATGGCGGCACTTTTGACGTCAGAAAAAGACAACACCGACAAAGTAGTCAAATACATCGATGAAGCCAAACGGATGAAAATCTTCCTCGGTGCTCCCGACATCAACCACTCACAGCTCGAATTTTCCGCAATCAATAAAGATGACCAAGATCAAATCCTCTTTGGTCTAGGGGCGATTAAAGGGGTCGGTGAAGCGGCGGTCGAGTCTATTCTCGAAGCCAGAGCAGAGGGTGAGTTCAAAGATATTCAAGACTTTATCAACCGAATAGAACCCCAAAAAGTGAACAAAAAAGTGATCGAGTGTATCATCAAAGCAGGGGGGCTGGATCATTTTGGCTATTCCCGTCGTGCATTGTTAGAACAAGTCGAAACCCTCGTAGAAACAGCAAAAAAAGGTTCATCTCTTAAAAAAGATGCCCAATTTAGCCTTTTTGGGGATGATGAAGAGGTGACGGCTGTTGAGTTAAATCTCAAAAATATGGAGGAGTTCGATCTTAAAACTCTCCTCGATTTTGAAAAAGACACCCTTGGTTTCTACGTCTCCGGTCATCCGCTCGATAACTTCCGCGAGCAGATCGACGCGATCAACTATACCCTATCATCCGAAGTGGAAAACATCGAGGACGGTTCCACTGCCATCTTCATCGGTAAAGTCGAAACGATTACTGAAAAAATGTCGAAAAAAGGGTCAGCTTTTGGTCTTGTGAGTCTAATGGATTTCCACGGCAATATTGAGATGATGCTCTTTAGTGATAAATTAGAGCAATTAAAAGAAATGGATCGAGATGAGCCGATAGCGTTCAAAGTAAAAGTTACTCACACCGAGATGTTCACCCGCATCAGCGTCACCAAAATCATGACCCTCGCCGAAGCGAAAAAAGAGGCAAAAAAAGTAGAAACCAAAATCGTCGAAAATCTCCCACCTCAAGAGCCGTTACAACTACGACTCCGCCTCAGCGATAAGCTTGAGATGTTAGAGAAACTCTACACCTTAGTGCGCCGTCATCCTGGACGCCGTGAGATTAAACTCACCATCGTCTCGAAACTCGCCGACGTCATCATCGATTCGGCGATACGGGTGGATAACAAGGTGATTGAAGAGTTAAGTGTTTTAGAAGATGTGGATGTGATTTGATCCATGAGAGAGCTTGAGAAACTTGAAGCCGAGATTTGCAATCTCGTAGAATTATCACTTTCCGATAAAACGTATTGCGATCAAGTTTCTTTTTTATTATCCGAAAAAACCATAGATAAAGCATGGAAACATTTTTTCATCGATATTCGAGATTATACATGCGTTATACACAGTGATGAAATCCGACATATCAAAAATGAGCACCATGATGATGTCTATCTCATCTGTAAAATTCCCTATTATCTTGAAAAGTTCGTAAAATTGGAACGGAATATTGTATCCGATAAAAAAACGGGCAAACCTGTAATATCTTTGATTTTTATCAAACGAAATGAGAATAATAGTGTCAAAATGGTAAAAACAAATCTGAGCAGAGAGAAGATTTTAAGATTAAAAACGCTTTTTGAAGTGGTGTAGCAGACCAAAAACTGCTACGATTTTACGGTTGTTAGCTAGTGCCTAGCCGAAGCTATCCTTTGCCTTACGTCCTAAACGAACTCCGATGGTCTTTAACGTTGACAGAGGCTATCTGTTGACTAAAATTATACGCCTTATTAACGATGATGTCAATAGTGGTTAATGAGAGTTGAAGAGGTGTATGTTATACGTCAAGCATTTCTAAGAAGGTAGGAAAATAGAATTTTCATGAAATTGGGTGAAAAAATACTATTTTAAGCAATACAGCATAAAATAGTCAAAATATTAGGATAGTAGAATGAGTAATGTTAAAGTCGATATAA from Sulfuricurvum sp. includes these protein-coding regions:
- a CDS encoding TolC family protein; translation: MNNKSLPFLCSLLLTQTILSASEPLSLSHAYELALKNEPKLQSYNYKVLANAQSVDQIKARYYPQVQGTLSWGRYEYNAEYLAKGAVKENYTDYSLSASQAIYHPEVWRGIDQAKTRQKSMEQQYNAEAQKLGLDLTKAYFLLLRENKTVELTLSQKEYYEQKYKQQVEMLNFGLTNRIDLLDTKIEKDKSTSAWLIEQKRAHVAKLRLENLIGEKVEELKPFDFAKINTAKLELDRTGWELKIQHSPSLQAAHYNVQVAEDEVAIREYDHYPKVDFSLTRKETNTNDTIAHTYDNQAVLRLNLPIYTGGYTQSKVKEGMLQLDSAKKERDYYLKDTQARFEETWEERQYTLENFKTIKESEISAALFLESNEKAYSAGLKSIVDVLEARAKLYTIKRDLIDAGYELINNHLTLLDITGELNVETIGEYENLIN
- the dnaE gene encoding DNA polymerase III subunit alpha — translated: MSTIPPFTHLHLHTEYSLLDGANKISALAARVKELGMTSVAMSDHGNMFGAIDFYQQMRKEGIKPIIGMEAYIHNGEDLGDKTIRQRFHVCLFAKNEAGYKNLMYLSSQAYINGFYYYPRINKQLLRENCEGIICTSACLQGEVNWHLNTINERNIKNGAGGYDEAVRVALEYKEIFGDDFYMEIMRHGISDQLFIDEQVIKISQETDIKLIATNDTHYTYAGDAQYHEAFMCIGMNKLYDDPKRMRHSVHEFYIKSPEQMAQLFADIPEALYNTQEIVDKCQLELKLGNPTPPNFKFTTEYALEEGLEIAEDSEYFIHRCRIGLEMRLEHVPEERHTEYRERLEFEMQVINQMKFPGYMLIVWDFVREAKKMGIAVGPGRGSAAGSLVAFSLEITDIDPMKYDLLFERFLNPERVSMPDIDMDFMQARRGEIIDYVVRKYGREQVAQIITFGSLLAKGVIRDVARVLEMPLSQADMMAKLIPDELGITLNGKTKGGKTEDGAFQKEPKIKELVESDANAARVWEFAKKLEGLKRNAGMHAAGVVISNEPLWKKTPIYKPSGEETFVTQYSLNYLEDIDLIKFDFLGLKTLDVIDNAIKLIKKRYDVVVNWHTIDENDPKVYEIIQSGDTIGMFQIESSGMQDLNKRLKPSSFEDLIAVLALYRPGPMESGMLDDFIERKHGRKKIFYPFEEVSFDALKDTLEPTYGMIVYQEQVMQIVQTIGGMSLGGADIVRRAMGKKKLEEMQKYNREFSEGAQKQGLDYQKASELFDLIEKFAGYGFNKSHSAAYAMVTFQTAWLKTYYPQEFMAALLTSEKDNTDKVVKYIDEAKRMKIFLGAPDINHSQLEFSAINKDDQDQILFGLGAIKGVGEAAVESILEARAEGEFKDIQDFINRIEPQKVNKKVIECIIKAGGLDHFGYSRRALLEQVETLVETAKKGSSLKKDAQFSLFGDDEEVTAVELNLKNMEEFDLKTLLDFEKDTLGFYVSGHPLDNFREQIDAINYTLSSEVENIEDGSTAIFIGKVETITEKMSKKGSAFGLVSLMDFHGNIEMMLFSDKLEQLKEMDRDEPIAFKVKVTHTEMFTRISVTKIMTLAEAKKEAKKVETKIVENLPPQEPLQLRLRLSDKLEMLEKLYTLVRRHPGRREIKLTIVSKLADVIIDSAIRVDNKVIEELSVLEDVDVI